A window of Longimicrobium sp. genomic DNA:
AGCGGCCGGATCCACCGCGGTGACGGTGAACATCCAGCAGCTTCCCACCCACCTGCACACCCTGAATGCGTCGGACCAGAACGGTACGCAGGCGGGGCTGGCCAACACGGTGACGGGGCGCGTGAACAACCTGTACGCGGCGCCCAGCGCGCTGATCACGATGAGCCCCACCTCGGTGACCTCGGTGGGCGGAAGCCAGCCGCACAACAACATGATGCCGTACCTGGTGCTGAACTTCATCATCGCGCTCCAGGGCATCTTCCCCTCCCAGAACTGACACCGGAGACCCAACCCAATGGCACAGCCTTACGTGGGCGAGATCCGGATGTTCGCCGGAAACTTTGCGCCCAACGGATGGATGTTCTGCGAAGGCCAGCCGCTGGCCATCGCGGAGAACGATGTCCTGTTCCAGCTCATCGGCACCACCTACGGGGGTGACGGCCAGGAGACCTTCAACCTGCCCAACCTGGCCAGCCGCGTGCCGATCCACATGGGCACCGGCCCCGACGGCACCACGTACCAGCTGGGCGAGATGGCCGGCACCGAGCAGGAGACGCTGACTATCCAGCAGA
This region includes:
- a CDS encoding tail fiber protein produces the protein MAQPYVGEIRMFAGNFAPNGWMFCEGQPLAIAENDVLFQLIGTTYGGDGQETFNLPNLASRVPIHMGTGPDGTTYQLGEMAGTEQETLTIQQIPNHTHPLTGTTTTGTLTTAAGNLLAQTPGGVKPYIEQDADTNMSPQAIGPAGGSQPHENTQPFLCINFIISLFGVFPSQT
- a CDS encoding tail fiber protein is translated as MSEPFLSEIKVVSFNFPPKGWALCNGQFLPINQNQALFALLGTTYGGNGQTTFALPNLRGRVPIHMGNGHTLGEAAGSTAVTVNIQQLPTHLHTLNASDQNGTQAGLANTVTGRVNNLYAAPSALITMSPTSVTSVGGSQPHNNMMPYLVLNFIIALQGIFPSQN